In Haloarchaeobius litoreus, the following are encoded in one genomic region:
- a CDS encoding FAD-binding and (Fe-S)-binding domain-containing protein, translating into MATDDGSRPGHDSLGFAHPDDESYVDLAEDLRESVRGDVRFDEYAQVLYATDGSIYQARPAGVVEPRDATDVQAAVRTAADHGVPVLPRGAGTSLAGQGVGKGCVVLDCSVHMDSVLDVDPEARTARVQPGVVQDDLDATLEPHGLQFAPDPASSARATVGGGIGNNSTGAHSVRYGITDAYVRSVDVVLADGIEATLGDVTLDSPEWDALLDRDDRVADLHRTVRELVEGHETEIESRYPELKRCVSGYNLHKVVREEDGKRVMNLAKLVVGSEGTLGVVTAADLDLVTRPESTALAVFAYDDLVDALAAVPEALSHDVSAVELVDDQVVAMARDAPEYSEYAEPFPVDAAAFLLVEFDSELHDDFVAAIDTVTDTLQREGAATEHLEAFDPDDQADLWKLRKAAIPLLMSMDGDPKPYPFIEDATVPPDRLASYVEEFEEILDRHGTSAAYFAHAGVGTLHIRPILNLKTDDGVETMHAIADDVTDLVLAYDGAFSGEHGDGLARTEFTPKMYGPDLWNAFKRVKTAFDPSWLLHPGNVVYRDSPADCGPPNGRGVGADMRENLRYGGDYSAVEPRTALDFDDDGGFAHLVELCNGCGTCRQTGSDTMCPTYRASREEIQSTRGRANLLRAAIGGELDEDELHSERFQSEVLDLCVGCKGCASDCPTGVDLAKLKSELKHQHHEREGASLRERLFRDIDRWASLGSTFAPLSNWSTRVPGVRAVGERLLGVAADRELPTFERESLVDWFDARGPRVPADADRRVVLYPDTYTNYTEPAVGRAAVRVLEAAGVHVAVPGNLGASGRPAYSLGFLDTARERARATVAALEPPVADSWDVVFVEPSDAAMLADEYADLLPDSSARAAVSAASYGVCEYLDRHRLVADLPTDAPDDRLVYHGHCNQKALGTDHHAVGVLRRAGYAVEPLDSGCCGMAGSFGYEAEHLELSRAIGRILFEQVDAADGRPVAPGASCRTQLADRSGADRPQHPIEAVADALDGE; encoded by the coding sequence ATGGCGACTGACGACGGCAGCCGCCCCGGCCACGACAGCCTCGGGTTCGCGCACCCGGACGACGAGTCCTACGTCGACCTCGCCGAGGACCTCCGCGAGTCGGTCCGCGGCGACGTCCGCTTCGACGAGTACGCACAGGTGCTGTACGCCACGGACGGGAGCATCTACCAGGCCCGTCCGGCGGGTGTGGTCGAACCACGGGACGCCACGGACGTGCAGGCGGCGGTCCGGACGGCGGCAGACCACGGGGTCCCGGTGCTCCCACGCGGGGCCGGTACCTCGCTGGCGGGACAGGGCGTCGGGAAGGGCTGTGTCGTCCTCGACTGCTCGGTCCACATGGACTCGGTGCTCGACGTCGACCCGGAGGCACGGACTGCCCGGGTCCAGCCCGGCGTCGTGCAGGACGACCTCGACGCCACCCTGGAACCCCACGGCCTCCAGTTCGCGCCGGACCCGGCCTCCTCGGCGCGGGCGACCGTCGGCGGCGGCATCGGCAACAACTCGACGGGTGCACACTCGGTCCGCTACGGCATCACCGACGCCTACGTCCGCTCCGTCGACGTGGTGCTCGCGGACGGGATCGAGGCGACGCTCGGCGACGTGACACTCGACTCCCCCGAGTGGGACGCACTCCTCGACCGGGACGACCGCGTCGCCGACCTCCACCGGACAGTGCGGGAACTCGTCGAGGGGCACGAGACCGAGATTGAGTCCCGCTACCCCGAACTCAAGCGCTGCGTCTCCGGCTACAACCTCCACAAGGTGGTCCGCGAAGAGGACGGCAAGCGCGTCATGAACCTCGCGAAGCTCGTCGTCGGGAGCGAGGGCACGCTGGGGGTCGTCACCGCGGCCGACCTCGACCTCGTGACCCGTCCCGAGTCCACCGCGCTGGCCGTCTTCGCCTACGACGACCTCGTGGACGCACTGGCGGCCGTCCCCGAGGCGCTCTCCCACGACGTGAGCGCGGTCGAGCTCGTCGACGACCAGGTGGTCGCGATGGCCCGCGACGCACCCGAGTACAGCGAGTACGCCGAGCCGTTCCCCGTGGACGCCGCGGCCTTCCTGCTCGTCGAGTTCGACTCGGAACTCCACGACGACTTCGTGGCGGCCATCGACACCGTCACCGACACGCTCCAGCGCGAGGGAGCCGCCACCGAACACCTCGAAGCGTTCGACCCCGACGACCAGGCCGACCTCTGGAAGCTCCGGAAGGCGGCCATCCCGCTGCTGATGTCGATGGACGGCGACCCGAAGCCGTACCCGTTCATCGAGGACGCGACGGTCCCGCCGGACCGGCTCGCCAGCTACGTCGAGGAGTTCGAGGAGATACTGGACCGTCACGGCACCTCGGCGGCGTACTTCGCTCACGCCGGCGTCGGCACCCTCCACATCCGGCCCATCCTGAACCTGAAGACCGACGACGGCGTCGAGACGATGCACGCCATCGCCGACGACGTGACCGACCTCGTGCTCGCGTACGACGGGGCGTTCTCCGGCGAGCACGGCGACGGGCTCGCGCGCACCGAGTTCACGCCGAAGATGTACGGCCCCGACCTCTGGAACGCCTTCAAGCGGGTCAAGACCGCGTTCGACCCGTCGTGGCTGCTCCACCCCGGCAACGTCGTCTACCGCGACTCGCCCGCAGACTGCGGGCCACCGAACGGCCGCGGCGTCGGGGCCGACATGCGCGAGAACCTGCGCTACGGGGGCGACTACAGCGCCGTCGAGCCACGGACGGCACTCGACTTCGACGACGACGGCGGCTTCGCCCACCTCGTCGAGCTCTGCAACGGCTGTGGCACCTGCCGCCAGACCGGGAGCGACACCATGTGCCCGACCTACCGCGCCAGCCGCGAGGAGATTCAGAGCACCCGGGGACGGGCGAACCTGCTCCGGGCGGCCATCGGCGGCGAGCTCGACGAGGACGAGCTGCACTCCGAGCGGTTCCAGTCCGAGGTGCTCGACCTCTGTGTCGGCTGCAAGGGCTGTGCGAGCGACTGCCCGACCGGCGTCGACCTGGCGAAGCTCAAGTCGGAGCTGAAACACCAGCACCACGAGCGCGAGGGTGCCTCGCTCCGCGAGCGGCTGTTCCGCGACATCGACCGCTGGGCGAGCCTCGGGAGCACGTTCGCGCCGCTGTCGAACTGGTCCACCCGGGTTCCGGGCGTCCGCGCCGTCGGTGAGCGCCTGCTCGGCGTGGCGGCCGACCGGGAACTCCCGACCTTCGAGCGCGAGAGCCTCGTGGACTGGTTCGACGCCCGCGGCCCGCGGGTGCCGGCCGACGCCGACCGTCGCGTCGTGCTCTACCCGGACACCTACACCAACTATACGGAGCCGGCGGTCGGCAGGGCGGCCGTTCGGGTACTGGAGGCCGCCGGTGTCCACGTCGCGGTTCCCGGGAATCTCGGGGCGAGCGGCCGGCCGGCGTACTCGCTGGGTTTCCTCGACACCGCCCGGGAGCGGGCCAGGGCGACGGTCGCGGCGCTCGAACCGCCCGTCGCGGACAGCTGGGACGTGGTGTTCGTCGAGCCGAGCGACGCCGCGATGCTCGCCGACGAGTACGCGGACCTCCTGCCGGATTCGTCGGCTCGTGCGGCCGTCTCTGCGGCCAGCTACGGCGTCTGCGAGTACCTCGACCGCCACCGGCTCGTCGCGGACCTGCCGACGGACGCGCCCGACGACCGGCTCGTCTACCACGGGCACTGCAACCAGAAGGCGCTCGGGACGGACCACCACGCGGTCGGCGTCCTCCGGCGCGCGGGGTACGCGGTCGAGCCGCTGGACTCGGGCTGCTGTGGCATGGCCGGTAGCTTCGGCTACGAGGCCGAGCATCTCGAGCTCTCGCGGGCCATCGGCCGCATCCTCTTCGAGCAGGTCGACGCCGCCGACGGCCGGCCGGTCGCGCCCGGTGCGTCCTGTCGGACCCAGCTGGCCGACAGGTCCGGTGCCGACCGGCCACAGCACCCCATCGAGGCCGTCGCGGACGCGCTCGACGGGGAGTGA
- a CDS encoding pyridoxal-phosphate-dependent aminotransferase family protein encodes MQDTPQVGELTPPNRTLMGPGPSDVNPRVLRAMSTPLVGHLDPSFIEIMNEVQELLRYTFRTDNQWTIPVSGTGSAAMEAAIGNVVEPGDTMLVPTNGYFGGRMAEMARRAGGEVVEVDAPWGEPLSPADVADAFDEHQPDVFGFVHAETSTGVRQPHVSELTGIAHEHDALVVADTVTSVGGVELRVDEWDIDVAYAGPQKCLSCPPGASPLTLNDDAMDKVLAREEPARSWYLDLSLLEGYWGEERAYHHTAPITNVYALREALRLVAEEGIARRWKRHERMAGALKAGVKAMGMEMNAPDEYWLPSLNAVRVPAGVEDGAVISRLLDEYDLEIAGGLGDLSGEIFRIGCMGHSARPKNVTYLVNALGSVLEDEGADVDAAAGAAATAERL; translated from the coding sequence ATGCAGGACACACCACAGGTCGGCGAACTCACGCCACCGAACCGGACGCTGATGGGGCCGGGACCGAGCGACGTCAACCCGCGGGTGCTCCGCGCGATGAGCACGCCGCTGGTGGGCCACCTCGACCCGTCGTTCATCGAGATCATGAACGAGGTGCAGGAACTGCTGCGGTACACCTTCCGGACCGACAACCAGTGGACCATCCCGGTGTCGGGGACCGGCTCGGCGGCCATGGAGGCGGCCATCGGGAACGTCGTCGAACCCGGCGACACGATGCTCGTCCCGACGAACGGCTACTTCGGCGGTCGGATGGCGGAGATGGCCCGCCGGGCCGGCGGCGAGGTCGTCGAGGTCGACGCGCCGTGGGGCGAACCGCTCTCACCGGCGGACGTCGCCGACGCCTTCGACGAGCACCAGCCAGACGTGTTCGGCTTCGTCCACGCCGAGACGAGCACCGGCGTCCGCCAGCCGCATGTCTCCGAGCTCACCGGCATCGCCCACGAGCACGACGCGCTCGTCGTCGCGGACACCGTCACCAGCGTCGGCGGCGTCGAGCTGCGTGTCGACGAGTGGGACATCGACGTGGCCTACGCCGGCCCGCAGAAGTGTCTCTCCTGTCCGCCGGGCGCGTCGCCGCTGACGCTCAACGACGACGCGATGGACAAGGTGCTCGCCCGCGAGGAGCCCGCCCGCTCCTGGTACCTCGACCTCTCGCTGCTGGAGGGATACTGGGGGGAGGAGCGTGCGTACCACCACACCGCACCCATCACGAACGTCTACGCGCTCCGCGAGGCGCTCCGGCTCGTCGCCGAGGAGGGCATCGCGAGGCGGTGGAAGCGCCACGAGCGCATGGCGGGTGCGCTGAAGGCCGGCGTGAAGGCGATGGGGATGGAGATGAACGCACCCGACGAGTACTGGCTCCCGAGCCTGAACGCCGTCCGGGTACCCGCCGGCGTCGAGGACGGCGCGGTCATCTCGCGGCTGCTCGACGAGTACGACCTCGAGATCGCCGGCGGGCTCGGTGACCTTTCGGGCGAGATATTCCGCATCGGCTGCATGGGTCACTCCGCGCGGCCGAAGAACGTGACCTACCTCGTCAACGCGCTCGGCAGCGTCCTCGAGGACGAGGGCGCGGACGTGGACGCCGCTGCCGGCGCGGCGGCGACCGCAGAACGGCTGTAG
- a CDS encoding DUF7116 family protein, translating into MCPVNTNRHLREEAESIFSRLGYSVTTDGDEVRAERDWKVVHVTATEELRNPPENSSPGSYRCFVTRTEHADAVRRRVRETDPDYEWAVIGVDEEAEYEVERAPPAT; encoded by the coding sequence ATGTGCCCCGTTAACACGAACCGGCACTTGCGGGAGGAAGCGGAGTCGATTTTCAGCCGCCTCGGTTACTCCGTCACGACCGATGGCGACGAAGTCCGCGCGGAACGAGACTGGAAGGTCGTCCACGTGACCGCAACCGAGGAGCTACGTAATCCGCCGGAGAACTCCTCGCCCGGTTCGTATCGTTGCTTCGTCACCCGTACGGAACACGCCGACGCGGTCAGGCGTCGCGTCCGCGAGACCGACCCCGACTACGAGTGGGCCGTCATCGGCGTCGACGAGGAGGCGGAGTACGAGGTCGAGCGCGCACCGCCGGCCACCTAG
- a CDS encoding DUF5816 domain-containing protein, with product MSDHALEELRTADGETVYVDRTEGDRGSKAPFFVVYGTPDRGRKYGWFCANCETVDNAMDSMGRIQCNICENFRKATEWDAAHE from the coding sequence ATGAGCGACCACGCGCTGGAGGAGCTGCGCACTGCGGACGGGGAGACGGTGTACGTGGACCGGACGGAGGGCGACCGCGGCTCGAAGGCCCCCTTCTTCGTGGTCTACGGGACGCCGGACCGCGGGCGAAAGTACGGATGGTTCTGTGCGAACTGCGAGACGGTCGACAACGCGATGGACTCGATGGGGCGCATCCAGTGCAACATCTGCGAGAACTTCCGGAAGGCGACCGAGTGGGACGCCGCACACGAGTGA
- a CDS encoding bifunctional metallophosphatase/5'-nucleotidase: MERGGRPDVTLRLLHYADLEAAYDVPERVGRLATAISERRDDRTVVTGGGDDTGPCVLSFEGDGGHAEAFFDAVAPDVETFGNHEFDGPMERARRFAAETSPTWLCANLYDGGGGDEGRFAADATEPWTTIDTAAGRVGVFGVTTPALPHIKPDVPLDARDPVTAAREATGALRDAGAEYVVGVSHCGDDEPIARAVEVDAILGGHDHTPRDEVVAGTRIVRSGAAGQQLVEVRIDDAGATTTEFHDVPAHEPDPELTAVLRDQLAAAELDDTVAHVDGRVERTAREPSPVGTFVAESFRRAGDADIGLVNSMTMRDCGVPLSGAVRRVDLHSLVPFPAGLVTVELDGSELAAVVTEAGGGHTGRDGPPWNGQFAGLELAWDEERGRPEQVAVRGEPLARDATYRLTTIGYLVVEDVEFPTLTEEHVVAEPGAVHDAMVAHAERAGIPTEPVDWFERVAGGRRSGAGDVWLPDRGAERS, encoded by the coding sequence ATGGAGCGCGGCGGACGCCCGGACGTGACCCTCCGACTGCTGCACTACGCCGACCTGGAGGCCGCCTACGACGTGCCCGAACGCGTCGGCCGGCTCGCGACCGCCATCAGCGAGCGACGGGACGACCGGACCGTCGTGACCGGCGGGGGCGACGACACCGGACCCTGCGTGCTCAGCTTCGAGGGCGACGGCGGCCACGCCGAGGCGTTCTTCGACGCCGTTGCCCCCGACGTGGAGACGTTCGGGAACCACGAGTTCGACGGGCCGATGGAGCGCGCCCGACGGTTCGCCGCCGAGACGTCGCCGACGTGGCTCTGTGCGAACCTCTACGACGGTGGCGGCGGCGACGAGGGGCGATTCGCGGCCGACGCGACGGAGCCGTGGACGACCATCGACACGGCAGCCGGTCGCGTCGGCGTCTTCGGCGTGACGACGCCCGCCCTCCCCCACATAAAGCCCGACGTACCACTCGACGCCCGTGACCCGGTCACCGCGGCCCGCGAGGCGACCGGCGCGCTCCGGGACGCCGGCGCGGAGTACGTCGTCGGCGTCTCGCACTGCGGCGACGACGAGCCCATCGCCCGGGCCGTCGAGGTGGACGCCATCCTCGGCGGACACGACCACACGCCCCGCGACGAGGTGGTTGCGGGCACGCGGATCGTCCGATCCGGCGCGGCCGGCCAGCAGCTCGTCGAGGTGCGGATCGACGATGCCGGCGCGACGACCACCGAGTTCCACGACGTGCCAGCTCACGAGCCCGACCCGGAGTTGACCGCGGTCCTGCGCGACCAGCTCGCCGCAGCCGAACTGGACGACACCGTGGCCCACGTCGACGGGCGCGTCGAGCGCACCGCACGCGAACCTTCGCCGGTCGGGACGTTCGTCGCCGAGTCGTTCCGCCGGGCCGGCGACGCCGACATCGGGCTGGTGAACAGCATGACGATGCGGGACTGCGGTGTCCCGCTCTCGGGCGCGGTCCGGCGGGTCGACCTCCACTCGCTCGTCCCGTTTCCCGCCGGGCTCGTAACGGTCGAACTCGACGGCTCGGAACTCGCCGCCGTCGTCACCGAGGCCGGAGGCGGTCACACGGGCCGCGACGGGCCGCCGTGGAACGGGCAGTTCGCCGGCCTCGAACTCGCGTGGGACGAGGAGCGCGGTCGTCCGGAACAGGTGGCCGTCCGAGGTGAGCCGCTGGCCCGGGACGCGACCTACCGGCTCACGACCATCGGCTACCTCGTCGTCGAGGACGTGGAGTTCCCGACGCTCACCGAGGAGCATGTCGTGGCGGAGCCCGGTGCCGTCCACGACGCGATGGTCGCCCACGCCGAGCGGGCGGGTATCCCGACGGAGCCGGTGGACTGGTTCGAGCGCGTCGCCGGTGGACGACGGTCTGGAGCGGGCGACGTGTGGCTTCCCGACAGGGGAGCCGAACGTTCATAA